The proteins below are encoded in one region of Dehalococcoidia bacterium:
- the cpaB gene encoding Flp pilus assembly protein CpaB produces MARTILRKGDRPGAAFLLLAVLFAVIAAVLVFAALNQGDDDKEASAAADTRTVVVAAHDIAPRTQLDAEMLRLAEVPEDMVLSGAFDEIGPLEGQYARYPILEGEQVVASKVGVQDVKEEGAGVSFLLPPGLRAFSISVSEESSVGGLVLPGDLVDVIGILEESDVGVDKAVTLIQNVEVLAVAQEAQEPIPAAARTGTATPSAPPDMLGDRPKDVEPNPGARTVTLAVTQEQAQLLALVQARGELALTLRSFGDRNISNIPETNLIPYGTPTGTR; encoded by the coding sequence ATGGCAAGGACTATTCTCAGAAAGGGTGACAGACCGGGAGCCGCTTTCCTGCTCCTTGCCGTCCTCTTCGCCGTCATAGCCGCCGTCCTCGTCTTCGCCGCCCTCAACCAGGGCGACGACGACAAAGAGGCGTCGGCCGCCGCAGACACGCGCACCGTCGTCGTCGCCGCCCACGATATTGCGCCCCGCACCCAGCTTGACGCCGAGATGCTCAGGCTGGCGGAGGTGCCGGAGGACATGGTGCTGAGCGGCGCCTTCGACGAAATCGGGCCCCTCGAGGGACAGTACGCCCGCTACCCCATTCTCGAGGGCGAGCAGGTGGTGGCGTCGAAGGTGGGCGTGCAAGACGTGAAGGAGGAGGGGGCGGGAGTGTCGTTCCTGCTGCCGCCCGGGCTGCGCGCGTTCTCCATCAGCGTCTCTGAGGAGAGCAGCGTCGGCGGGCTGGTGTTACCGGGCGATCTGGTGGATGTCATCGGCATCCTCGAAGAAAGCGACGTGGGCGTCGACAAGGCCGTCACGCTTATCCAGAACGTGGAGGTGCTGGCGGTAGCGCAGGAAGCGCAGGAGCCGATTCCCGCGGCCGCGCGCACGGGGACGGCGACGCCGTCGGCGCCTCCCGATATGCTGGGGGACCGGCCGAAAGACGTGGAGCCGAACCCGGGCGCGCGCACGGTGACGCTGGCGGTGACTCAGGAACAGGCGCAGCTCCTCGCGCTCGTCCAGGCGCGCGGCGAGCTTGCTCTTACGCTCCGCTCCTTCGGCGACCGAAATATATCCAATATCCCGGAGACGAACCTTATCCCGTACGGCACGCCCACGGGAACGCGTTAG
- a CDS encoding response regulator, with the protein MAKIPAILVVDQDAKARYEVKRLVKQSHFDIAGEAGFGTEAVSTAVELEPDVVLVGVSEPVMRSLQTVESLLNALPQTPVIVYSFEPEIDLARKAMVAGARDFVVMPANAEEMGKSIVTVLESEERRQMRERGQTLTWGPQGTIITIFGPKGGIGKTTIAVNLSVALVGATGQSVALVDADYGFGDVAGMLDLPPERSIVDLARDSASVTREMLPNYLSRHASGLDVVPGPAQTMAWRGVKPEDFRRAVELLSKSHDIVVIDTAGTLNDITLAALEAASLVLWIVTTDFASVRDSLRALEALRSESYPLERVRVLVNDLAMSDGVRPSTIEEALGREIFWRVPFDQRVRQGAQTGEPAVIGRPSAPGARNLADLARTVVGIKPPRESLLGRVFGRNKGPRVSRETTAKETEG; encoded by the coding sequence ATGGCAAAGATCCCCGCTATTCTGGTCGTCGACCAGGACGCGAAAGCCCGTTACGAGGTCAAGCGCCTGGTCAAGCAGTCGCACTTCGACATCGCCGGCGAGGCGGGCTTCGGAACGGAAGCGGTCTCCACGGCGGTGGAGCTGGAGCCCGACGTCGTCCTCGTCGGCGTCAGCGAGCCCGTCATGCGCTCGCTCCAGACGGTGGAATCGCTCCTCAACGCCCTCCCGCAAACGCCGGTCATCGTCTACTCGTTCGAGCCCGAGATCGACCTCGCCCGCAAGGCGATGGTGGCGGGCGCGCGCGACTTCGTGGTCATGCCGGCGAACGCGGAAGAGATGGGGAAGTCCATCGTCACCGTGCTGGAGTCGGAGGAGCGGCGGCAGATGCGGGAGCGCGGGCAGACGCTGACGTGGGGCCCGCAGGGGACGATCATCACCATCTTCGGGCCCAAGGGCGGCATCGGCAAGACGACGATCGCCGTGAACCTGTCCGTCGCGCTCGTGGGCGCGACGGGGCAGTCGGTGGCGCTGGTGGACGCCGACTACGGCTTCGGCGACGTGGCGGGCATGCTCGACCTGCCGCCGGAGCGCTCGATTGTCGACCTGGCGCGCGACTCGGCGAGCGTCACGCGCGAGATGCTGCCCAACTACCTGTCGCGTCACGCCAGCGGGCTGGACGTGGTGCCGGGGCCGGCGCAGACGATGGCCTGGCGGGGCGTCAAGCCGGAGGACTTCCGCAGAGCGGTTGAGCTCCTGTCGAAGAGCCACGACATCGTCGTCATCGACACGGCGGGGACGCTGAACGACATCACGCTGGCGGCGCTGGAAGCGGCGTCGCTGGTGCTGTGGATTGTGACGACGGACTTCGCGAGCGTGCGCGACTCCCTGCGGGCGCTCGAAGCGCTGCGTTCGGAGTCGTACCCGCTGGAGCGCGTGCGCGTGCTGGTGAACGACCTGGCGATGAGCGATGGTGTCCGCCCGAGCACAATCGAAGAGGCGCTGGGGCGCGAGATCTTCTGGCGCGTCCCGTTCGACCAGCGGGTGCGTCAGGGGGCGCAGACGGGGGAGCCGGCGGTTATCGGCCGCCCGTCGGCGCCGGGGGCGCGCAACCTCGCCGATCTGGCGCGCACCGTGGTGGGGATCAAGCCGCCGCGGGAGTCGCTGCTCGGCCGCGTATTCGGGCGCAACAAGGGGCCGCGGGTGAGCCGCGAGACCACGGCAAAGGAGACGGAGGGGTAA
- a CDS encoding CpaF family protein: MNHLTGENNNRVDDELLEAISLTEQEFELVFAVHQNLLREMDLQAVEKLEPAQARQAVDQAARAVMSNIAPSVYGEEKEKIVRRVVDEAIAYGPIEPLLADPSISEVMVNAPDEVYYERDGIIYLSNVRFRDRVHIMRIIDRIISPLGRRVDETSPFVDARLPDGSRVNVIIPPLVPRSPILTVRKFRPDKYMMADLIENNTVTQQLADFLQACVRLRLNMVISGGAGTGKTTLLNAVSAYIPSSERIITIEDPIELKLQQSHVISMEARPPNIEGKNEVTQRDLFRNALRMRPDRIIVGEVRGPEAFDMMQAMNTGHEGSLTTVHANSTRDALARIENMILMAGLDLPVRAIREQMASALHLMVHLSRFADGRRRVTLVSEITGMESQVVTMQDLFRWEQTGIDAEGRLLGEMLPTGIMPTFTDRMVKSGMAVDFGVPSVLRT, encoded by the coding sequence ATGAACCATCTGACCGGCGAAAACAACAACAGGGTGGACGACGAGCTCCTGGAAGCGATAAGCCTCACAGAGCAGGAGTTTGAGCTCGTCTTTGCGGTCCACCAGAACCTTCTCCGGGAGATGGACCTCCAGGCGGTGGAGAAGCTGGAGCCGGCGCAGGCGCGCCAGGCGGTGGACCAGGCGGCGCGGGCGGTGATGAGCAACATCGCGCCGTCGGTGTACGGCGAAGAGAAGGAGAAGATCGTGCGCCGCGTCGTCGACGAGGCGATAGCCTACGGGCCGATCGAGCCGCTGCTCGCAGACCCGTCGATATCGGAGGTGATGGTGAACGCGCCCGACGAGGTGTACTACGAGCGCGACGGCATCATCTACCTGTCGAACGTGCGCTTCCGCGACCGCGTGCACATCATGCGCATAATCGACCGCATCATTTCGCCGCTGGGCCGGCGCGTGGACGAGACGTCGCCCTTCGTCGACGCGCGACTTCCGGACGGCTCGCGCGTCAACGTCATCATCCCACCGCTCGTGCCCAGGAGCCCGATACTCACCGTGCGCAAGTTCCGCCCCGACAAGTACATGATGGCGGACCTCATCGAGAACAACACTGTGACGCAGCAGCTCGCCGATTTCCTGCAGGCGTGCGTGCGCCTGCGCCTCAACATGGTGATCTCCGGCGGCGCGGGTACCGGCAAGACGACATTGCTCAACGCCGTTTCAGCGTACATCCCCAGCAGCGAGCGCATCATCACCATCGAAGACCCCATCGAGCTGAAGCTGCAGCAAAGCCACGTCATATCGATGGAGGCGCGGCCGCCCAACATCGAGGGGAAGAACGAGGTGACGCAGCGCGACCTCTTCCGCAACGCCCTGCGCATGCGCCCCGACCGAATCATCGTCGGCGAGGTGCGCGGCCCCGAAGCGTTCGACATGATGCAGGCCATGAACACGGGCCACGAGGGGTCGCTGACCACCGTCCACGCCAACTCGACGCGCGACGCCCTCGCCCGCATCGAGAACATGATCCTGATGGCCGGCCTCGACCTCCCTGTACGGGCGATACGCGAGCAGATGGCATCGGCGCTGCACCTCATGGTGCACCTGAGCCGCTTTGCCGACGGCCGCCGCCGCGTGACGCTCGTCAGCGAGATCACGGGCATGGAGTCGCAGGTCGTGACCATGCAGGACCTCTTCCGCTGGGAGCAGACGGGTATAGATGCGGAGGGGCGTCTGCTGGGGGAGATGCTGCCGACGGGTATCATGCCCACCTTCACCGACCGCATGGTGAAGAGCGGTATGGCCGTTGATTTCGGCGTACCTTCGGTGCTGAGGACGTAG
- a CDS encoding type II secretion system F family protein, whose amino-acid sequence MIAVFAALFVFLALLCGVAGFYLLNSDRTADARLQALAREGQGSEAGTRPLLRPGPSAIPFLRRVLTASAWAERAASDLDRAHLSLRVGEWLLMRVMLGLLFFALPLLLARGQAAGILLGIVFGFIGYMLPAVYLTLRIRRRVRAIDRQLVEGLTHVANSIRAGFAMLQAIDAAAQRIDPPLSEEFGRLVADVRLGASLEDALLAMGERVGSYDLDLVITATLIQRATGGNLSEILDNVAETIRERDRIRGEIRTLTAQQRFAAWVLSLWPAVLAFVFFLLNPDLMSNLWTETAGIILLIIAGSLQLLGFMTIRRIVGIEI is encoded by the coding sequence ATGATTGCTGTCTTCGCCGCCCTGTTTGTCTTCCTCGCGCTGCTGTGCGGCGTGGCCGGCTTCTATCTGCTGAACAGCGATAGAACTGCGGACGCGCGGCTGCAGGCGCTGGCGCGTGAGGGGCAGGGGTCGGAGGCCGGGACGCGCCCGCTCCTACGCCCCGGGCCCTCGGCGATACCGTTCCTGAGGCGCGTCCTCACGGCGAGCGCGTGGGCGGAGCGCGCCGCTAGCGACCTCGACCGGGCGCACCTGAGCCTGCGCGTGGGCGAGTGGCTGCTCATGCGGGTGATGCTCGGGCTTCTCTTCTTCGCTCTCCCGCTTCTCCTCGCGCGGGGGCAGGCGGCAGGGATACTGCTCGGAATCGTTTTCGGCTTCATCGGCTACATGCTGCCCGCCGTCTATCTCACGCTGAGGATCAGGCGCCGCGTGCGCGCGATCGACCGTCAGCTCGTCGAGGGGTTGACGCACGTGGCGAACTCGATCCGCGCCGGCTTCGCGATGCTCCAGGCGATCGACGCCGCCGCCCAGCGGATCGACCCGCCGCTGTCGGAGGAGTTCGGTCGGCTGGTCGCCGACGTGCGGCTGGGGGCGTCGCTGGAGGACGCGCTCCTCGCGATGGGGGAACGCGTGGGCAGCTACGACCTCGACCTTGTGATTACGGCCACGCTCATCCAGCGGGCGACGGGCGGCAACCTGTCGGAGATCCTCGACAACGTGGCGGAGACGATACGGGAGCGCGACCGCATCCGCGGCGAGATACGGACTCTCACGGCCCAGCAGCGTTTCGCGGCCTGGGTACTGTCGCTGTGGCCGGCGGTGCTCGCGTTCGTCTTTTTCCTGCTCAATCCTGACCTCATGTCGAACCTCTGGACGGAGACAGCGGGGATCATCCTTCTGATCATCGCCGGCTCTTTGCAGTTGCTGGGCTTCATGACCATCAGGCGCATAGTGGGGATCGAGATATAG
- a CDS encoding type II secretion system F family protein, with protein MVLPVLSSVFVFLSIVSFGTWQVQRSRGGTAEARVRNLASERQAYQRLQDVPFEDRVVLPVVEGLARFVIELLPPAFIARTRRNLIAAGQPMTLPAFFLFVIFMGALMPLTGFLLAWAATDGDLAPGMLVFVPILALFGVLMPFIWLRRRVRGRQLAIWRSLPDAFDLMTTCVEAGLGLDSAFNRVAEKLKGPVSEEFAEMLREVSMGKARRDALRDMGERTGVADLKTFANMIVQAEELGTSLGAALRVQAGDIRRHRRQRAEEEARRAPAKMVFPLVFFIMPSLFIVILGPVMIELVKVLGD; from the coding sequence ATGGTCTTACCGGTACTGAGTTCGGTTTTCGTCTTTCTCTCCATCGTCTCGTTCGGGACGTGGCAGGTGCAGCGCTCGCGCGGCGGGACGGCGGAAGCGCGCGTGCGCAATCTGGCGTCGGAGCGGCAGGCGTACCAGCGGCTGCAGGACGTTCCCTTCGAGGACCGTGTGGTGTTGCCCGTCGTTGAAGGTCTCGCACGGTTCGTCATCGAGTTGCTGCCGCCGGCGTTTATTGCCAGAACGCGCCGCAACCTCATAGCAGCGGGCCAGCCGATGACCCTGCCGGCGTTCTTCCTCTTTGTCATCTTCATGGGAGCGCTGATGCCGCTTACCGGCTTTCTTCTCGCCTGGGCGGCGACAGACGGCGACCTTGCTCCGGGAATGCTGGTATTCGTGCCCATCCTCGCCCTCTTTGGCGTGCTCATGCCCTTCATCTGGCTCCGGCGTCGCGTCCGCGGGCGGCAACTCGCGATCTGGCGGAGCCTGCCGGACGCCTTTGACCTGATGACGACGTGCGTGGAGGCCGGCCTGGGACTGGACTCTGCCTTCAACCGCGTCGCCGAGAAGCTGAAAGGCCCCGTCTCGGAGGAGTTCGCGGAGATGCTGCGCGAGGTGTCGATGGGAAAGGCGCGACGCGACGCGCTGCGCGACATGGGGGAAAGGACGGGCGTCGCCGACCTCAAGACGTTCGCCAACATGATCGTGCAGGCGGAAGAGCTGGGCACGAGCCTGGGAGCTGCCCTCCGCGTCCAGGCCGGTGATATAAGGCGGCACCGCAGACAGCGTGCTGAAGAAGAGGCAAGGCGGGCGCCGGCGAAGATGGTGTTCCCTCTCGTCTTCTTCATCATGCCGTCGCTCTTCATAGTCATCCTCGGCCCCGTCATGATTGAGCTTGTGAAGGTGTTGGGTGACTAG
- a CDS encoding FHA domain-containing protein: MRRTKGSRSGASSPAELDHYQLLQLDPDAPQDVIIEAYWYVAEKLRAQAAIRHVEEELEALNSAYAELIVPERRRHYDAAVSRVAQLRRERARQQPPERTRPPFFPTKKRPNRNNDYYGMLAVDPRAEPELIRRAYTVLRTLQRDGGEAKWRYRPAELDEAFAILMDERRRAEYDQRLRDKPEARSQDGRSQSGKRPARRARVKKGALRPEDAPGASVTTSPALQLPSLRPLGRALLASGRGLLLSLAFVGSALRHLAMVTGRGAIRVSTALVENAGEAVSHWRASEAPGRAVPDLPDRRVLADLPVSHQTRKPVATFPALARLLIEDSRGSTKTITMGDAPLVIGADPGCDVTLPVEDGAVASQHAQISLAAGRFIVRSLSPAHHTLIDGNNVNWAMLEDGDEIKIGRCRLRFTVLSPDGSPADHQAGPEDCNAPS, from the coding sequence GTGAGAAGAACGAAAGGCAGCCGTAGTGGAGCGTCTTCTCCGGCGGAGCTTGACCACTATCAGCTCTTGCAGCTAGACCCCGATGCCCCTCAAGACGTCATCATCGAAGCCTACTGGTACGTTGCCGAGAAGCTGCGCGCGCAGGCAGCGATCCGCCACGTCGAAGAAGAGCTGGAGGCGCTGAACTCCGCCTATGCCGAGTTGATCGTGCCGGAGCGCCGCCGCCACTACGATGCCGCGGTGTCCCGCGTCGCCCAACTGCGCCGGGAACGGGCCCGACAGCAGCCACCCGAGCGCACGCGGCCGCCCTTCTTCCCAACGAAGAAGCGCCCCAACAGAAATAACGACTACTACGGGATGCTTGCGGTCGACCCGCGGGCGGAGCCGGAGCTGATAAGACGCGCCTATACGGTACTGAGGACGCTGCAACGGGACGGCGGCGAAGCGAAATGGCGTTACCGGCCTGCCGAGCTGGACGAAGCCTTCGCCATACTGATGGATGAGCGGCGGAGGGCCGAGTACGACCAGCGGCTCCGCGACAAGCCGGAGGCCCGCAGCCAGGACGGCCGTTCCCAGTCCGGCAAGCGTCCGGCGCGAAGAGCGCGCGTGAAGAAAGGAGCGCTGCGGCCGGAAGACGCGCCTGGAGCCAGCGTGACGACTTCGCCGGCGCTGCAGCTTCCTTCGTTGCGTCCGCTGGGCAGGGCGCTACTGGCGAGCGGACGCGGGCTGCTCCTCTCCCTGGCCTTTGTCGGCTCCGCGCTCCGACACCTGGCCATGGTGACAGGCAGGGGGGCGATCAGAGTCTCCACCGCTTTGGTCGAAAACGCGGGCGAGGCCGTCTCGCACTGGAGAGCGAGCGAGGCGCCGGGACGGGCTGTCCCCGACCTTCCGGACCGGCGCGTGCTTGCGGACCTTCCGGTCTCCCATCAGACAAGGAAGCCGGTCGCGACGTTTCCCGCTCTCGCCCGGCTGCTCATCGAGGACAGCCGCGGCAGCACGAAGACGATCACGATGGGAGACGCCCCTCTCGTAATCGGGGCCGACCCCGGCTGCGACGTCACGCTCCCCGTCGAAGACGGCGCGGTGGCCTCGCAGCACGCGCAGATAAGCCTGGCGGCGGGCCGCTTTATAGTCCGCTCCCTCAGTCCCGCTCATCACACGCTGATTGACGGCAACAACGTCAATTGGGCGATGCTGGAAGACGGGGACGAGATAAAGATCGGGCGCTGCAGGCTCCGGTTCACCGTCCTGTCGCCCGACGGGTCCCCTGCCGATCATCAAGCGGGACCCGAAGACTGCAACGCGCCCTCTTAG
- a CDS encoding ATP-binding protein, translating to MRYSLETPEHPKTDEHPLAEPTYLADTGLDLGFLVELALKALYYSARPSAGDIAATLALSMPVMQEVLGFLTRDGLTEIIPGEGQGPATYRYRLTGRGLERANTAFERNAYVGPTPVPLTDYVAQVKRQSVSGRSFTPKVVSAALSELVLSEETVSRIGRAIFSGHPILIYGAPGNGKTTIAHLLGQAISGHTYIPYALEVYGHIVRLFDPSKHRTVQPKERGTDERRDRRWAAIRRPAVMAGGELTRHSLELVFDDRSKVYEAPLQMKANGGLLIIDDFGRQQIPPVELLNRWIVALEGGVDHLSLHTGQTVEVPFDVIPIFSTNLPPEHLADEAFLRRIRYKVEIPDPTREEFRGIFERVCREQKIEVDGSMVDYLLERWYAKQERRLRGCHPRDIVEAIADAARYNGEKPSLGREALDEACHTYFLGSAGGAGG from the coding sequence TTGCGATACTCTCTCGAGACGCCAGAACACCCGAAGACCGACGAACACCCTCTGGCGGAGCCCACGTATCTCGCTGATACCGGGCTCGACCTCGGCTTTCTCGTCGAGCTGGCGCTTAAGGCTCTCTACTACAGCGCCCGGCCCTCCGCCGGCGACATCGCCGCCACGCTTGCCCTCTCGATGCCGGTGATGCAGGAGGTGCTCGGTTTCCTGACCAGGGACGGTCTGACGGAGATAATCCCCGGCGAAGGCCAGGGGCCGGCCACCTACCGTTACCGGCTGACTGGTCGCGGCCTGGAGAGGGCCAACACGGCCTTCGAGCGTAACGCGTATGTCGGGCCGACCCCCGTGCCGTTGACTGATTACGTGGCGCAGGTAAAGCGGCAGTCGGTGAGCGGCCGCAGCTTCACTCCGAAGGTGGTCTCCGCGGCTCTCAGTGAGCTCGTCCTCAGCGAGGAGACGGTCTCACGCATCGGCAGGGCCATCTTCTCCGGGCATCCCATTCTCATCTACGGCGCGCCCGGCAACGGCAAGACGACGATCGCGCATCTGCTGGGACAGGCAATCTCCGGTCACACGTACATCCCCTACGCGCTGGAAGTGTACGGCCACATCGTCCGCCTCTTCGACCCGTCCAAGCACCGGACGGTCCAGCCGAAGGAACGGGGCACGGACGAGCGCCGCGACCGTCGCTGGGCGGCGATACGGCGTCCGGCGGTGATGGCGGGCGGCGAGCTTACGCGGCACAGCCTGGAGCTGGTGTTCGACGACCGCTCAAAGGTCTACGAGGCGCCGCTGCAGATGAAGGCGAACGGCGGGCTGCTCATCATCGACGATTTCGGGCGGCAGCAGATCCCGCCCGTCGAGCTGCTTAACCGCTGGATCGTCGCCCTCGAGGGCGGGGTTGACCACCTTTCGCTGCACACGGGCCAGACGGTAGAGGTGCCGTTCGACGTCATACCCATCTTCTCGACGAACCTGCCGCCCGAGCACCTGGCGGACGAGGCCTTCCTGCGCCGCATCCGCTACAAGGTGGAAATCCCCGACCCGACGCGCGAGGAGTTCCGCGGCATCTTCGAGAGGGTCTGCCGTGAGCAAAAGATCGAGGTCGACGGGTCGATGGTCGACTATCTGCTCGAGCGCTGGTACGCTAAACAGGAGCGCCGGCTCCGCGGCTGCCACCCACGCGACATCGTTGAGGCGATAGCCGACGCCGCCCGCTACAACGGCGAGAAGCCCTCGCTGGGGCGGGAGGCGCTGGACGAGGCCTGTCACACCTACTTCCTCGGCTCCGCTGGCGGCGCAGGAGGCTGA
- a CDS encoding Glu/Leu/Phe/Val dehydrogenase — protein sequence MMMPSSNPYDVAVSQLDRAADRLKLSDGMRQILANCRRELAVSFPVRMADGSTRVFKGYRIQHNVARGPAKGGIRYHPAVTLDEMKALAMLMTWKCAITNIPFGGAKGGVVVDPKKLTEGELENLTRRYATEISILIGREEDMPAPDMGTDARVMAWIMDTISMHKGYSVTGVVTGKPVSIGGTAGRREATGRGINYVTLEAAAYRGLRRDGLTVAVQGFGNVGANAAQCLRESGCKIVAASDTSGGVHNGDGLDPAELTRYKAQGGRLIEAPFGDHLTNEELLELPVDVVIPAAMEGQVDEGVAERMRAKIVVEGANGPVTPQADAVLDGKGILVVPDIVANSGGVIVSYFEWVQDLQFFFWEEDEVNERLRRVIIRAFHEVSALAEEQTVPLRLAAVMLGARRVVDATEIRGIYP from the coding sequence ATGATGATGCCTTCCTCTAACCCCTATGACGTCGCCGTATCGCAGCTCGACAGGGCCGCCGACCGCCTCAAGCTATCGGACGGGATGCGGCAGATCCTCGCTAATTGCCGGCGAGAGCTTGCCGTGAGCTTCCCTGTCCGCATGGCGGACGGCTCCACGCGGGTATTCAAAGGGTACCGGATTCAGCACAACGTGGCGCGAGGGCCGGCGAAAGGCGGCATCCGCTATCATCCCGCCGTTACGTTGGACGAGATGAAAGCGCTGGCCATGCTGATGACGTGGAAGTGCGCCATCACAAACATCCCCTTCGGCGGCGCGAAGGGAGGCGTCGTCGTCGACCCCAAGAAGCTGACGGAGGGGGAACTGGAGAACCTGACGCGCCGCTATGCTACGGAAATCAGCATCCTCATCGGGCGGGAAGAGGACATGCCGGCCCCCGACATGGGGACGGACGCGCGGGTGATGGCGTGGATCATGGACACGATAAGCATGCATAAGGGCTACTCGGTGACCGGCGTGGTGACGGGCAAGCCGGTGAGCATCGGTGGGACGGCGGGCCGCCGGGAAGCGACGGGACGCGGCATCAACTACGTCACGCTGGAAGCCGCCGCCTACCGCGGCCTGCGCCGGGACGGCCTCACGGTCGCCGTCCAGGGGTTCGGGAACGTGGGCGCGAACGCGGCGCAGTGCCTGCGCGAATCAGGCTGCAAGATCGTCGCCGCGTCCGACACCTCGGGCGGCGTGCACAACGGCGACGGCCTCGACCCCGCGGAGCTGACAAGATACAAGGCGCAGGGCGGAAGGCTCATCGAGGCGCCGTTCGGCGACCACCTGACGAACGAGGAGCTACTCGAGCTGCCGGTCGACGTCGTCATACCGGCAGCGATGGAAGGGCAGGTGGACGAAGGCGTCGCCGAGCGCATGAGGGCGAAGATCGTCGTCGAGGGGGCGAACGGGCCGGTCACCCCCCAGGCCGACGCCGTCCTCGATGGCAAGGGAATCCTCGTCGTGCCGGACATCGTCGCCAATTCGGGCGGTGTTATCGTCTCTTATTTCGAGTGGGTGCAGGACCTGCAGTTCTTCTTCTGGGAGGAGGACGAGGTGAACGAAAGGCTGCGCCGCGTCATAATTCGCGCCTTTCACGAGGTTTCGGCGCTGGCGGAAGAGCAGACGGTGCCCTTGCGGCTAGCGGCGGTCATGCTGGGGGCGCGGCGCGTCGTCGACGCGACGGAGATAAGGGGCATCTACCCCTGA